One part of the Cyanobacterium sp. T60_A2020_053 genome encodes these proteins:
- a CDS encoding inositol monophosphatase family protein, whose protein sequence is MIYFWQQVYNFCQQITFRLGDKLLEDFAKVEPTRKADGSLVTEADKWADLEIRTNLKRCFPTHGVLTEETAHVLPLNDWCWVIDPIDGTTNFTRGLPIWGISIGLLFRGTPVFGFVHFPQIRQTYHGYYYGDTGLSGPKGAFLNGELIYTSNADPSQNHIFTLCARSTDVLKQDFPCKIRLTGVASYNLLLVACGASLGAVEATPKIWDIAGAYPILKGAGGDLLALEPQPIFPLPLGVDYGSRGFPSLAVADSRLVNEFKPLVEFIGRRALLSMNT, encoded by the coding sequence ATGATTTATTTTTGGCAACAGGTATATAATTTTTGTCAACAAATTACTTTTCGTCTTGGTGACAAGTTATTAGAAGATTTTGCTAAAGTTGAACCGACTCGCAAGGCTGATGGTAGTTTAGTGACTGAGGCGGATAAGTGGGCAGATTTGGAAATCAGAACTAATTTGAAGCGTTGTTTTCCTACTCATGGGGTATTGACGGAAGAAACAGCGCACGTCTTACCGCTTAATGATTGGTGTTGGGTGATTGATCCTATTGATGGTACTACTAATTTTACTCGTGGTTTGCCCATTTGGGGTATCTCTATCGGTTTATTATTTAGGGGAACACCTGTATTTGGTTTTGTACATTTTCCACAAATTCGCCAAACCTATCATGGTTATTATTACGGTGATACAGGGTTATCTGGTCCGAAGGGCGCTTTTCTTAATGGTGAACTGATCTATACTAGCAATGCTGATCCTAGTCAAAATCATATCTTTACTCTTTGTGCAAGAAGTACAGACGTTTTAAAACAAGATTTCCCTTGCAAAATCAGATTAACAGGAGTAGCCAGTTATAATCTGTTGTTGGTGGCTTGTGGTGCGTCTTTGGGTGCGGTGGAAGCTACTCCTAAAATTTGGGATATTGCCGGCGCTTATCCGATTTTGAAGGGCGCTGGTGGTGATTTGTTGGCACTTGAGCCTCAACCTATTTTCCCTTTGCCTCTTGGTGTGGATTATGGCAGTCGTGGTTTTCCTTCTTTGGCAGTGGCTGATTCTCGTTTAGTTAATGAATTTAAACCGTTGGTGGAATTTATCGGGCGGAGGGCGCTTCTTTCTATGAATACTTGA